In a single window of the Hallerella porci genome:
- a CDS encoding transporter, producing the protein MFKKIAMAVALVAASSFATWDYYAIPEAGKGTVKGQFKYDTDDPWSGWGINVSGRYIVMPNLELSLQSFGYASWEIDDTDADGSGLTDFIFGARYAVMPIVNVFLDLHIPFGDEDEGDYVGNDEWGFDIGGQFTQEIIPNLALGTEAGIYWGFEHKDIDPGLRLNLAAELGYTIQEVGLTPFAGFEFKYRLTETERDGHGQNDDGDDQFNMWIGVAYAINQQMTVDGKIKMRSGDIDGDATHFDVNFSYNF; encoded by the coding sequence ATGTTTAAGAAAATTGCAATGGCTGTGGCTTTAGTTGCCGCTTCGAGTTTTGCAACTTGGGATTATTACGCAATCCCAGAAGCCGGAAAGGGAACCGTCAAGGGTCAGTTTAAATATGATACCGATGATCCGTGGTCCGGTTGGGGCATCAATGTGAGCGGTCGCTACATTGTGATGCCGAACTTGGAATTGTCTTTACAATCCTTCGGCTACGCTTCTTGGGAAATCGATGATACCGATGCAGACGGTAGCGGTCTCACCGACTTCATCTTCGGCGCTCGTTATGCCGTAATGCCGATTGTCAATGTGTTCTTGGATTTGCACATTCCGTTTGGCGATGAAGATGAAGGTGACTACGTCGGAAACGATGAATGGGGATTTGACATCGGTGGTCAATTTACTCAAGAAATCATCCCGAACTTAGCTCTCGGTACCGAAGCCGGTATTTATTGGGGCTTTGAACACAAAGACATTGATCCGGGTCTTCGTTTGAATCTCGCAGCAGAACTCGGCTACACGATTCAAGAAGTCGGTTTGACCCCGTTTGCAGGCTTTGAATTCAAGTATCGCTTGACCGAAACGGAAAGGGATGGTCATGGTCAAAACGATGACGGTGACGATCAATTCAATATGTGGATTGGCGTAGCTTATGCTATCAACCAACAGATGACTGTTGATGGCAAAATCAAGATGCGCTCGGGCGACATTGATGGCGATGCCACTCACTTTGATGTGAACTTCAGCTACAATTTCTAA
- the der gene encoding ribosome biogenesis GTPase Der encodes MAKLPVVCIVGRPNVGKSSLFNRILGRRAAVVSDREGVTRDRHYQTASYHGREFTVVDTGGFLPDDTVDVLAANVRDQIFAAIQEADLILFMVDSRVGITKLDDQFAKMIRKLDKQVLLVANKSELPEDRSESWEFFSLGMGQPRTISALTGYACLSLLDEVISLLPNKGVSSKEEEKRPIRFAILGRPNAGKSTLLNRLLGEERVVVSDIPGTTRDSIDCTFTADGEKFVVTDTAGLRKKAKVDDEVEIFSNMRSQESIRRSDLSLLVIDATLGISEQDFRIIQDIRQAGKGLIIILNKWDILPNKTEKSFDHIVKEMREREPQFEYIPTLSISAKEGQRVHRILQEIRSVYANCRRVIGRDRVAEVFADAIAKNPHPAHAGRLVKLTRACQIMVEPPVIDIETRNPEGVDESYKRYLLKTFFEAFHLNGAPLRLNFDRKLILRKDEDLEQFTLASDSVSTRVHTDRNLGRQNRKR; translated from the coding sequence GTGGCTAAATTACCAGTTGTTTGTATAGTCGGACGCCCCAACGTGGGAAAGTCCTCTCTGTTTAATCGCATTCTCGGACGGCGTGCTGCTGTGGTTTCGGACCGCGAAGGCGTCACCCGCGATAGGCATTACCAAACCGCATCCTATCACGGACGCGAATTTACCGTCGTCGATACCGGCGGATTTTTGCCCGATGATACGGTCGACGTGCTTGCAGCGAATGTCCGCGATCAAATTTTCGCAGCGATTCAAGAAGCGGATTTGATTCTTTTCATGGTCGATTCTCGCGTGGGCATTACAAAGCTCGACGATCAATTTGCGAAGATGATTCGCAAACTCGATAAGCAAGTACTTCTCGTCGCAAATAAAAGTGAATTACCCGAAGACCGTAGTGAAAGTTGGGAATTTTTTTCTCTCGGAATGGGACAGCCTCGCACGATTAGCGCGCTCACTGGCTACGCTTGTCTTTCGCTTTTAGACGAAGTCATTTCGCTTCTCCCGAATAAAGGAGTTTCTAGCAAAGAAGAAGAAAAGCGTCCGATTCGATTCGCCATTCTCGGGCGACCGAATGCGGGCAAATCAACGCTGCTCAATCGTCTTCTCGGCGAAGAACGCGTTGTCGTCTCGGATATTCCGGGAACCACTCGCGATTCCATCGATTGCACGTTTACCGCCGACGGTGAAAAGTTTGTCGTAACCGATACCGCCGGTCTCCGCAAAAAAGCAAAAGTCGACGATGAAGTGGAAATTTTCAGCAATATGCGTTCGCAAGAAAGCATTCGCCGTTCAGATCTTTCGCTTCTCGTCATCGATGCAACTCTCGGCATTTCGGAACAAGATTTCCGCATTATTCAAGACATTCGTCAAGCGGGAAAAGGTCTGATTATCATTTTAAATAAGTGGGACATTCTCCCGAACAAGACCGAAAAATCGTTTGATCATATCGTCAAAGAAATGCGCGAACGCGAACCGCAGTTCGAATACATTCCGACTCTTTCCATTAGCGCCAAAGAAGGTCAGCGCGTCCATCGCATTTTACAAGAAATCCGTTCGGTTTACGCGAACTGTCGCCGCGTCATCGGGCGCGATCGCGTCGCCGAAGTTTTCGCCGATGCAATTGCCAAAAATCCGCATCCCGCACACGCTGGCCGCTTAGTCAAACTCACCCGCGCCTGCCAAATTATGGTGGAACCTCCCGTCATCGATATCGAAACGCGGAATCCCGAAGGCGTCGACGAATCGTATAAGCGTTACCTTCTCAAAACATTCTTTGAAGCGTTCCACTTGAACGGCGCACCGCTCCGTTTGAATTTTGACCGCAAACTCATCTTAAGAAAGGACGAAGACCTTGAACAGTTTACTCTCGCTTCCGATAGCGTATCTACTCGGGTCCATACCGACCGCAATTTGGGTCGCCAAAATCGTAAACGGTAA
- a CDS encoding DUF349 domain-containing protein, translated as MGFFNFFKPEWQHSNVNVRKEAVMKLRPSADQGPIETVAMNETDSEIRGIAIRKLNSLEILKKVVASETDPSNKRDAENRLLERAAEHLKNFREAATQLELDAVAKVANSRFADDLLKSMPNSELRLALTQATTRQSALEYVALKDPKTDVAMAALDSIERINMLQNIFQNSRHTSVRQKAGELLRKRQNDGKKKEAEKDETILLFQKRDAIIQQAQRLADSKDYMTNQAEFEKLLQIAKDLGMGPAEADLNRVIESYQARRAAEQARLDKIRKEQEEKSEKQKSLEATIAEIDKLLETNARENKEKIEELIAKFKELNGDADNAISGLFKMSVARFNRLTEQEAEKVELRANREEILAQLKLLAESDDISKSAEHKVKALARAWEELPLMEGEDPDLQTYNSLRSKLSEKFNAKREADEKIFNENATKLRAIIEDVKKIDENGDFKEISATLRDSYKRWKEIVGDDKFRYKEIWQEYQAATSRFKEMQEWEVWHNEHDREALLEEISALAQEEPSKEMLLKLRNFANQWKSIGLVSPAHVNDFRERFRTLFEAIMTKCAPIIQEQEEEKKKNLVLKEELCAQVEALSNESEVNWRDKYKTMQELQEKWKAIGMIPKESVQPMWERFRAAENAFFAKHKEFVKQEDVVREENYQKKVALCEKAEALSASSDWNAASKEFRTLQEEWKTSGSVPRNKSEEIWNRFRKACDDFFTRKRLHFEEMDAEKVKNLEAKEAICTKLEALDLTATPETLKAFEDAAEEWKNIGMVPKDKADEIRNRYNAILNRFAEKRAESDPEYKKAAEEARVKKEAMIVTITELVESAGSNQSADTVKTLQNDWSALPRCGSTEQELYQKFRTACDDFFTRRRDQLDIQEQARENNLQNKLRLCEEAERLVENLSDENRRESQNVVKQLRRHWREIGAVPRKDSDKIWKRFNTACDAVFGNVRNEKPAEESAQPEA; from the coding sequence ATGGGATTTTTTAATTTCTTTAAGCCCGAATGGCAACATTCCAATGTAAACGTCCGCAAAGAAGCTGTGATGAAACTTCGACCGAGTGCGGATCAAGGGCCTATCGAAACCGTTGCAATGAACGAAACCGATTCAGAAATTCGAGGCATTGCGATTCGAAAATTAAACAGTCTTGAAATTCTAAAGAAAGTCGTCGCCTCCGAAACCGATCCGTCAAACAAACGCGATGCAGAAAACCGCCTTCTTGAACGCGCTGCAGAACATTTGAAAAATTTCCGCGAAGCCGCGACCCAGTTAGAATTAGACGCCGTTGCCAAAGTGGCAAATTCTCGTTTTGCCGACGACTTGCTCAAGTCGATGCCCAATTCGGAATTGCGTTTAGCGCTCACCCAAGCGACGACGCGTCAAAGCGCCTTGGAATATGTCGCGCTCAAAGATCCGAAGACCGATGTCGCGATGGCAGCACTCGATAGCATTGAACGCATCAACATGCTGCAAAATATTTTCCAAAATTCTCGCCACACTTCTGTCCGTCAAAAAGCGGGAGAACTTCTCCGCAAAAGACAAAACGACGGCAAAAAGAAAGAAGCCGAAAAAGACGAAACGATTTTGCTTTTCCAGAAACGCGATGCGATTATTCAGCAAGCGCAACGCCTCGCCGATTCCAAAGATTACATGACGAATCAAGCGGAATTTGAAAAGCTTTTGCAAATTGCCAAAGACTTGGGAATGGGTCCTGCCGAAGCCGACTTGAACCGCGTTATCGAAAGCTATCAAGCTCGCCGCGCCGCAGAACAAGCCCGCTTGGATAAAATTCGAAAAGAACAAGAAGAAAAAAGCGAAAAGCAGAAATCTCTCGAAGCGACGATTGCAGAAATCGATAAATTGCTCGAGACGAATGCCCGCGAAAACAAAGAAAAAATCGAAGAACTCATCGCGAAGTTCAAAGAATTAAATGGCGACGCAGACAATGCGATTAGCGGACTTTTCAAAATGTCCGTCGCCCGCTTCAATCGTTTGACCGAACAAGAAGCCGAAAAAGTGGAATTGCGCGCAAACCGCGAAGAAATTTTGGCGCAGTTAAAACTTCTCGCCGAATCGGATGACATTTCAAAATCGGCAGAGCACAAAGTCAAAGCGCTCGCCCGCGCGTGGGAAGAATTGCCGCTAATGGAAGGCGAAGATCCCGATTTGCAGACTTACAATTCTCTCCGTAGCAAACTTTCTGAAAAGTTCAATGCCAAGCGCGAAGCCGACGAAAAAATCTTCAACGAAAATGCGACGAAACTCCGCGCAATTATTGAAGACGTCAAAAAAATTGACGAAAACGGAGACTTCAAAGAAATTTCAGCAACTCTCCGCGATTCGTATAAACGTTGGAAAGAAATTGTCGGCGACGATAAATTCCGCTACAAAGAAATTTGGCAAGAATATCAAGCCGCAACATCGCGATTCAAAGAAATGCAAGAATGGGAAGTCTGGCACAACGAACACGACCGCGAAGCTCTTCTCGAAGAAATTTCCGCTTTGGCTCAAGAAGAACCGAGCAAAGAAATGCTTCTCAAATTGCGGAATTTTGCAAATCAATGGAAATCCATCGGGCTCGTTTCCCCTGCTCACGTCAACGATTTCCGCGAACGCTTCCGCACGCTTTTCGAAGCGATTATGACAAAGTGCGCTCCGATTATTCAAGAACAAGAAGAAGAAAAAAAGAAAAATCTCGTTCTCAAAGAAGAACTTTGCGCACAAGTAGAAGCGCTCTCGAACGAAAGCGAAGTCAACTGGCGCGATAAATACAAGACGATGCAAGAACTGCAAGAAAAGTGGAAAGCCATCGGCATGATTCCGAAAGAAAGCGTGCAACCGATGTGGGAACGTTTCCGCGCCGCAGAAAATGCCTTCTTTGCAAAGCACAAAGAATTTGTGAAGCAAGAAGATGTCGTCCGCGAAGAAAATTATCAAAAGAAAGTCGCACTTTGCGAAAAGGCCGAAGCGCTTTCCGCTTCGTCGGATTGGAATGCCGCCTCCAAAGAATTCCGCACCTTGCAAGAAGAATGGAAAACTTCGGGTTCTGTTCCGCGCAACAAGTCCGAAGAAATTTGGAATCGTTTCCGCAAAGCGTGTGATGATTTCTTCACCCGCAAACGTTTGCATTTCGAAGAAATGGATGCAGAAAAAGTCAAGAACCTCGAAGCAAAAGAAGCGATTTGCACAAAGCTCGAAGCACTTGATTTAACCGCGACTCCGGAAACTTTAAAAGCATTCGAAGACGCTGCGGAAGAATGGAAAAATATCGGCATGGTTCCCAAAGACAAAGCCGACGAAATTCGCAACCGCTACAACGCAATTTTGAATCGCTTTGCTGAAAAGCGCGCCGAATCGGATCCCGAATACAAAAAGGCAGCAGAAGAAGCCCGCGTGAAAAAAGAAGCGATGATCGTTACGATTACCGAACTCGTAGAATCGGCTGGTTCGAATCAAAGCGCTGACACGGTGAAAACTCTGCAAAATGATTGGAGCGCTCTCCCCCGCTGCGGTTCTACTGAACAAGAATTGTATCAAAAATTCCGCACCGCTTGCGACGATTTCTTTACCCGTCGCCGCGACCAGTTGGATATTCAAGAACAAGCCCGCGAAAACAATCTGCAGAATAAACTTCGTTTATGCGAAGAAGCAGAACGTTTAGTCGAAAATCTTTCGGACGAAAATCGCCGCGAATCGCAAAATGTGGTGAAGCAACTTCGCCGTCATTGGCGCGAAATCGGAGCTGTTCCTCGCAAAGATTCCGACAAAATTTGGAAACGTTTCAACACAGCGTGCGATGCCGTCTTCGGCAATGTCCGAAACGAAAAGCCCGCCGAAGAATCCGCTCAACCGGAAGCGTAA
- the priA gene encoding replication restart helicase PriA: protein MRIPRTLPPEEISKPLSCKAFSRFCEVYVPLAPMLFTYAIPADFNIQRGSVVWVQLGHRKPEIAVVSKVSEEVPAFEKIKQAFPHASGYVFDERFMQKLEWTSKYYLATPMQSLNAFLPKDFEKYLDALIVEKEEIVSAKPQKENPPLTVEQNAALEELKELLFQQNGFRGALLHGVTGSGKTRVYMELASSALAAGKNVLILVPEIGLAPQTASRFSEFLGFSVPVIHSALSAPKKRSAWLKILSGKAHIVIGTRSAILSPFHFDLVILDEEHDSSYKQEDSTPNYHARTLALYEAKKWGALVLLGSATPSLETFSAAKSGKLKYIVLTHRATEVEMPQVTIVDMKKKMRTQDSSLLLSTELREAISKTVDEGNQAIILMNRRGYSKSRICVECGNTFNCPVCKVPLVYHRQHSGLLCHYCGRLFPLYAKCPECGSSEFELAGGAIEKLEEEIAEWIPQAKVVRMDRDTTANVGAAEQILSDFRERKFSVLLGTQIVAKGHDFPGVQLVGVVGAEIGAGVPDFRAGERLFELLSQTSGRAGRANGNGRVILQTNNPDDPIIQFATAHDYLGFAERELAARFEAHYPPYAKVAEIRIGHRDAEFLHQHAEIFANDLATKNPTVEVLGPVDAYIPQVGKIFWMNLLLKANSAAEIRNALKELPSDLEIRCNLN from the coding sequence ATGCGAATTCCCCGAACACTTCCTCCCGAAGAAATTTCTAAGCCGCTTTCTTGTAAAGCGTTTTCTCGCTTTTGCGAAGTTTATGTGCCGCTTGCTCCGATGCTTTTTACTTATGCGATTCCTGCGGACTTTAATATTCAACGGGGAAGCGTTGTCTGGGTGCAGTTAGGACATCGTAAACCCGAAATCGCTGTCGTTTCAAAAGTCAGCGAAGAAGTGCCCGCATTCGAAAAAATCAAGCAAGCGTTTCCGCATGCATCGGGTTATGTTTTTGACGAACGCTTTATGCAAAAACTCGAATGGACGTCGAAGTATTATTTGGCGACGCCGATGCAATCGTTAAATGCATTTTTGCCCAAAGATTTTGAAAAATATTTGGATGCGCTCATTGTCGAAAAAGAAGAAATTGTCAGCGCAAAACCGCAGAAAGAAAATCCGCCGTTAACGGTAGAACAAAATGCAGCGTTAGAAGAATTGAAAGAGTTGCTTTTTCAGCAAAACGGTTTCCGCGGAGCTTTGCTTCACGGAGTCACGGGCAGCGGAAAAACGCGGGTTTATATGGAGCTCGCTTCGAGCGCATTGGCAGCGGGGAAAAATGTTCTCATCCTCGTTCCCGAAATCGGACTTGCGCCGCAGACGGCTTCTCGCTTTTCGGAATTTTTAGGTTTCTCAGTTCCCGTGATACATTCTGCGCTTTCGGCTCCGAAAAAACGCAGCGCTTGGTTAAAAATTCTTTCGGGAAAAGCGCACATTGTCATCGGGACGCGGAGCGCAATTCTTTCGCCGTTTCATTTTGATTTGGTGATTCTCGATGAAGAGCACGATTCATCTTATAAGCAAGAAGATTCGACGCCGAATTATCACGCGCGGACATTAGCGCTTTACGAAGCGAAAAAATGGGGCGCGCTCGTTCTTCTCGGCAGCGCAACGCCTTCGCTTGAAACATTTTCCGCTGCGAAATCGGGCAAGTTAAAATATATCGTTCTCACGCATCGTGCGACCGAAGTCGAAATGCCGCAGGTTACGATTGTCGATATGAAGAAAAAAATGCGCACGCAAGATTCATCGCTTTTGCTTTCGACAGAATTGCGTGAAGCGATTTCGAAAACAGTGGACGAAGGAAATCAAGCGATCATTTTAATGAATCGCCGCGGCTATTCGAAATCGCGGATTTGCGTGGAATGTGGAAACACATTTAATTGTCCCGTTTGCAAAGTGCCGCTCGTTTATCATCGGCAGCACAGCGGACTTCTTTGCCATTACTGCGGACGCCTTTTCCCGCTTTACGCCAAATGCCCCGAATGCGGTTCTTCGGAATTTGAACTCGCGGGCGGAGCGATTGAAAAATTAGAAGAAGAAATTGCGGAATGGATTCCGCAGGCAAAAGTGGTTCGAATGGATCGCGATACAACGGCAAATGTCGGAGCTGCAGAACAGATTCTTTCGGATTTTCGAGAACGGAAATTTTCGGTGCTGCTCGGCACGCAAATCGTGGCCAAAGGCCACGATTTCCCCGGCGTCCAACTCGTTGGCGTCGTGGGCGCCGAAATCGGCGCGGGCGTGCCCGACTTTCGGGCGGGAGAACGTCTCTTCGAACTTTTAAGTCAAACGTCGGGGCGCGCGGGGCGCGCAAACGGAAATGGCCGCGTCATTTTGCAAACGAATAATCCGGACGATCCGATTATTCAATTTGCGACGGCGCACGATTATTTGGGATTTGCCGAAAGAGAACTCGCTGCCCGATTTGAAGCGCATTATCCGCCTTACGCAAAAGTTGCCGAAATTCGCATCGGACATCGCGACGCCGAATTTTTACATCAACATGCCGAAATTTTTGCTAATGATTTAGCGACAAAAAATCCAACTGTCGAAGTTTTAGGTCCCGTGGACGCTTACATCCCGCAAGTTGGAAAAATTTTTTGGATGAATTTACTGCTCAAAGCAAATTCCGCTGCCGAAATTCGCAATGCATTAAAAGAATTGCCGAGTGATTTGGAAATAAGATGCAACTTGAATTAG
- the plsY gene encoding glycerol-3-phosphate 1-O-acyltransferase PlsY has product MNSLLSLPIAYLLGSIPTAIWVAKIVNGKDYDIRNYGSKNSGLTNTFRVLGVKPALPVVFVDLLKGFFAPTIAIWLNEASKASGGPDYFWLPLVCGLLAILGHSFTCFAGFRGGKGVLTAFGVFLALAPVTALLSFAVWVTLTVVTKYVSVGSISACVALAGLSLFGYLAPDIYPHDQINEGILAIAWIVAIFVIIKHRGNIKRLMNGTENGFGKKRKKA; this is encoded by the coding sequence TTGAACAGTTTACTCTCGCTTCCGATAGCGTATCTACTCGGGTCCATACCGACCGCAATTTGGGTCGCCAAAATCGTAAACGGTAAAGATTACGATATCCGCAATTACGGTTCTAAAAATTCCGGATTAACGAATACATTCCGCGTGCTCGGTGTAAAGCCCGCACTTCCCGTTGTCTTCGTCGATTTGCTCAAAGGATTTTTTGCACCGACGATTGCGATTTGGTTAAATGAAGCGTCCAAAGCTTCGGGCGGTCCGGATTATTTTTGGCTCCCGCTCGTCTGCGGACTTCTCGCGATTCTCGGTCATAGCTTTACTTGCTTTGCAGGATTCCGCGGCGGAAAAGGAGTGCTCACCGCTTTCGGCGTTTTCTTAGCGCTTGCGCCGGTGACGGCACTTCTTTCTTTTGCGGTTTGGGTGACGCTCACCGTCGTCACGAAATACGTTTCCGTCGGAAGTATTTCTGCTTGCGTTGCTCTCGCTGGGCTTTCGCTTTTCGGTTATCTTGCTCCGGATATTTATCCGCACGATCAAATTAACGAAGGCATTTTAGCAATCGCTTGGATCGTCGCCATCTTCGTCATCATCAAACACCGCGGAAACATTAAGCGTTTGATGAATGGAACCGAAAATGGATTTGGCAAAAAACGAAAAAAAGCATAG
- a CDS encoding NAD(P)H-dependent glycerol-3-phosphate dehydrogenase, translating to MNVTIIGTGGWGLTLGQVLNDNGHHVSFWTFSQKEVDLLSTEHQYKDKLPGVIFPESFTYTTDMKKSLEGAEMVLFVVPSQVMGNVSREFAKCKPEGKIPLVVCATKGILEGTDQRMSEVILENVPWLDSDHMVTLSGPTHAEEVSRRVYTTIVAACPNEHSAKEVQKIMSNNYLRVYTSTDQIGVELCGAIKNVIAIASGVLYGIGAGDNTRAALITRGQAEICRLGRALGANPRTFAGLAGMGDLIVTCLSQHSRNRYVGECIGKGEALDQIMSHMKMIAEGVPTCKSAKALAEEVHVELPIVNAVYEVLFNNKKPADIIEMLMTRDLRSEEE from the coding sequence ATGAACGTTACAATTATCGGCACTGGTGGCTGGGGACTTACTCTCGGTCAAGTATTAAATGACAATGGTCATCATGTTTCTTTTTGGACTTTTTCGCAAAAAGAAGTGGATTTACTTTCGACGGAACATCAATATAAAGACAAACTTCCCGGAGTCATTTTCCCGGAATCGTTTACTTATACAACCGATATGAAGAAATCCCTCGAAGGCGCCGAAATGGTGCTCTTCGTCGTGCCGTCTCAGGTAATGGGAAATGTTTCCCGCGAATTTGCCAAATGCAAACCCGAAGGAAAAATTCCTCTGGTCGTCTGCGCAACGAAAGGAATTCTCGAAGGAACCGATCAGCGGATGAGCGAAGTCATCTTGGAAAATGTGCCTTGGCTCGATAGCGATCACATGGTAACTCTCAGCGGTCCGACTCATGCCGAAGAAGTTTCTCGCCGCGTTTATACGACAATCGTCGCCGCTTGTCCGAATGAACATTCCGCAAAAGAAGTGCAGAAAATTATGAGCAATAATTATCTGCGCGTTTACACTTCGACCGATCAAATCGGCGTAGAACTTTGCGGAGCAATTAAAAACGTCATCGCTATCGCAAGCGGTGTGCTTTACGGAATCGGTGCGGGCGACAATACGCGCGCAGCGCTCATTACCCGCGGACAAGCAGAAATTTGCCGCTTAGGACGCGCTCTCGGAGCCAATCCGCGGACATTTGCCGGCCTCGCTGGCATGGGCGACTTAATCGTCACTTGCCTTTCGCAACATAGCCGCAACCGTTACGTGGGCGAATGCATCGGTAAAGGCGAAGCTTTGGATCAAATCATGAGCCACATGAAAATGATCGCCGAAGGCGTGCCGACTTGCAAAAGTGCGAAAGCTCTCGCCGAAGAAGTCCACGTGGAACTTCCGATTGTGAACGCCGTTTACGAAGTTCTTTTCAACAATAAAAAGCCCGCGGACATTATTGAAATGTTAATGACCCGCGATTTGCGCTCGGAAGAAGAATAA
- a CDS encoding M15 family metallopeptidase, with product MRFKRFAFAVLLLITLCANFSFAEEIFEPRHPAKPLRFCKAYSQWENFVRSDSSYQEISHFPFVKLDLRYATFENVTGHDLYCGAKRAYLKTMAAKKFRQAIRLLQKEHPGFSFVIFDASRPVYAQAKLRETVAGTPFSDFVSNPKRGSVHNFGYALDLTIADSAGVPLDMGTDFDSFENRAGEKGEAEALQAGTLTTEQIENRKILRQVMKKAGFIPLPSEWWHFNAISSKTIRATGELPPF from the coding sequence TTGCGATTTAAGCGGTTTGCGTTTGCCGTTTTATTGCTGATTACTTTGTGCGCAAATTTTTCTTTTGCCGAAGAAATTTTTGAACCGCGTCATCCTGCAAAGCCGTTACGTTTTTGCAAAGCTTATTCTCAATGGGAAAATTTTGTGCGCAGCGATTCTTCTTACCAAGAAATTTCGCATTTTCCTTTTGTGAAATTGGATTTGCGCTATGCGACATTTGAAAATGTCACCGGACACGATTTGTATTGCGGCGCAAAACGCGCTTACTTAAAAACGATGGCGGCGAAAAAATTTCGCCAAGCGATTCGACTTTTGCAAAAAGAACATCCTGGATTTTCTTTCGTTATATTTGATGCGTCGCGGCCGGTTTATGCGCAAGCGAAATTGCGGGAAACCGTTGCGGGAACGCCGTTTTCGGATTTCGTTTCGAATCCCAAGCGCGGGAGCGTGCACAATTTTGGTTATGCGTTGGATTTGACAATCGCCGATTCGGCGGGCGTTCCGTTGGATATGGGAACGGATTTTGATTCCTTTGAAAATCGAGCGGGCGAAAAGGGTGAAGCGGAAGCGCTTCAAGCGGGAACCCTCACCACAGAACAAATTGAAAATCGAAAAATTTTACGGCAAGTGATGAAAAAAGCGGGTTTTATCCCGCTTCCTTCAGAATGGTGGCATTTTAATGCGATTTCGTCTAAAACGATTCGGGCAACTGGCGAATTGCCGCCCTTCTAA
- a CDS encoding L-threonylcarbamoyladenylate synthase encodes MFPPWTSPEAAAEILQRGGIVAIPTETVYGLAGNAYDPTALAKIFEAKKRPHFDPLIVHIAAMDELKNVAAEVPEVARKLAEAYWPGPMTLVLPKTERIPDLATSGLSTVAVRFPNHPIAQKIIRLAGIPLAAPSANLFQHVSPTTAQHVAEQLGNIIDGIVDGGNCGVGVESTIIAFPDGKPTILRPGGITPEMVKAIAGSVEIHESKSNPKGPMLAPGMIDRHYRPQVPLFYGPVPENAKLPAGTVRIAFGNTASAIPATLNLSPSGNLQEATANLYAFMRQLDKPENQLILVDPIPNEGLGIACNDRLRRAAIRQLPESF; translated from the coding sequence ATGTTTCCTCCATGGACTTCTCCCGAAGCCGCCGCAGAAATTTTACAACGTGGCGGTATCGTTGCCATTCCCACGGAAACCGTTTACGGTCTCGCGGGGAACGCTTATGATCCAACGGCTCTCGCCAAAATTTTCGAAGCAAAAAAACGGCCGCATTTTGATCCGCTCATCGTGCACATCGCTGCGATGGACGAATTAAAAAATGTCGCCGCCGAAGTGCCCGAAGTCGCAAGGAAACTCGCCGAAGCTTATTGGCCAGGCCCGATGACTCTCGTTCTCCCGAAAACAGAACGCATTCCGGATTTAGCAACAAGCGGACTTTCGACCGTTGCCGTGCGCTTTCCGAATCATCCGATAGCCCAAAAAATTATCCGCTTAGCGGGAATTCCTTTGGCAGCGCCGAGCGCAAACTTGTTCCAACATGTAAGCCCGACAACGGCGCAGCATGTCGCTGAACAGTTGGGAAATATCATCGACGGCATCGTGGACGGTGGAAATTGCGGAGTCGGCGTAGAAAGCACAATCATCGCTTTCCCCGATGGAAAACCGACGATTTTACGCCCTGGTGGAATTACTCCCGAAATGGTCAAAGCCATCGCCGGAAGCGTCGAAATTCACGAATCCAAATCAAATCCGAAAGGCCCGATGCTCGCCCCCGGAATGATCGATCGCCATTACCGCCCGCAAGTTCCGCTTTTTTACGGACCAGTTCCCGAAAACGCAAAACTTCCCGCAGGAACGGTGCGCATCGCTTTTGGAAATACCGCATCGGCAATTCCTGCGACTCTCAATCTTTCGCCCTCGGGAAATTTGCAAGAAGCAACCGCTAATTTGTACGCCTTTATGCGTCAATTAGACAAGCCCGAAAATCAGTTGATTTTAGTGGATCCCATCCCGAACGAAGGTCTTGGAATCGCTTGCAACGATCGTCTTAGAAGGGCGGCAATTCGCCAGTTGCCCGAATCGTTTTAG